The Candidatus Mesenet endosymbiont of Agriotes lineatus region AATGTGCTGTCTTTGAGAAATAGATATATAAACAAAGAAAAATATCAACAAACACTGAAAAAGTTAGATATAATAGAAAAAACAGTTGAGTCATATGCAGCATCTCATAACCGTCTTCCATGTCCAGCAATAGGAGAACTTAGAGCTAGCGAAAAAAAGTTTGGTCTGGAAAGCATAAATCTTGAAGATGGGAATTTTAAATGTAGGGACTTAATACTATTTAAGCAAATATCACATGGAACTGTACCAGTCCGTACTTTACAGCTTGATGATGATTTTATGTTTGATGGTTGGAACAGACGCATCGGATACTCAATTGATAGCAACTTTTCTAATCCAGAATATTACTTATCC contains the following coding sequences:
- a CDS encoding type II secretion system protein → MNKGFSLLELTIVLIILSIVFSNVLSLRNRYINKEKYQQTLKKLDIIEKTVESYAASHNRLPCPAIGELRASEKKFGLESINLEDGNFKCRDLILFKQISHGTVPVRTLQLDDDFMFDGWNRRIGYSIDSNFSNPEYYLSSRHGSIKIVGGNNQVKTNHAMMVLISHGKNGYCAWSHYGETQIYNSSTNDDKRINCSNYQTGNYIFIQKPFSKQNPSDELSYFDDIVRYKMRWQFN